Proteins co-encoded in one Maridesulfovibrio ferrireducens genomic window:
- the map gene encoding type I methionyl aminopeptidase, translating to MRTKISIKSKNDIAKMRKAGLLLQETHMVARSMVKPGVTTSEINEAVESFISQNRAIALFKGVQGVTPYPAGTCISVNEEVVHGIPGSRVLLEGDLVSIDIGVKLDGWCSDCACSYGVGTVSKEVQDLLNITEGCLNIALTKMKPGIKWRDIAKVMADSARNAGYSVVEELIGHGIGRELWESPDVPNYSTRAIPDFTLEEGMVIAVEPMINMGTNKIFTKSDNWTICTKDRKPSAHFEHSIAITADGVEVLTCDPNGKGWAIW from the coding sequence ATGAGAACAAAAATTTCAATTAAATCAAAAAACGATATCGCTAAAATGCGAAAGGCTGGATTATTGCTTCAGGAAACTCATATGGTTGCCAGAAGCATGGTTAAGCCTGGTGTGACGACTTCTGAAATCAATGAAGCCGTGGAGTCCTTTATTTCCCAAAATAGAGCCATAGCCCTATTTAAAGGCGTTCAAGGCGTTACACCCTACCCTGCGGGAACCTGCATATCCGTTAATGAAGAAGTTGTGCATGGAATTCCCGGATCAAGAGTTCTTTTAGAAGGTGACCTCGTAAGTATTGATATCGGAGTAAAATTAGACGGATGGTGTTCTGATTGCGCCTGTTCTTATGGTGTCGGAACAGTTTCTAAAGAAGTTCAGGATTTATTAAATATAACTGAAGGATGCCTTAACATCGCCCTGACTAAAATGAAGCCCGGAATTAAGTGGAGAGACATTGCCAAAGTAATGGCCGACTCAGCGAGAAATGCCGGATACTCAGTGGTTGAAGAGCTAATCGGGCACGGTATTGGTCGAGAGCTATGGGAAAGCCCGGATGTACCCAACTATTCTACTCGTGCGATTCCGGATTTTACATTAGAAGAAGGAATGGTAATAGCTGTTGAACCTATGATAAACATGGGAACAAATAAAATTTTTACTAAATCTGACAACTGGACCATCTGCACCAAAGACAGAAAGCCTTCAGCTCATTTTGAGCATTCAATAGCAATTACGGCAGACGGGGTTGAAGTTTTGACCTGTGATCCAAATGGAAAAGGATGGGCCATCTGGTAA
- a CDS encoding undecaprenyl-diphosphate phosphatase, whose translation MPSLYAAAILGVVEGLTEFLPVSSTGHLIITGHLLGFTGDKASSFEVAIQLGAILAVVLLYWSRFWGLFFPVHGQRFSGTRGLYLLFLTSLPASVLGLLAHDAIKKYLFNPYTVAWALLVGALMILFVERKERKASCFTLDELTPKLAFGIGCFQCLALWPGFSRSAATIMGGMILGAKRKIAAEYSFIAAVPIMFAATGYDMLKSYKLFTVADMPFLAVGFVISFISAWIAVKGFIYLLSKLTLRPFAYYRLALAPLVLFFWS comes from the coding sequence ATGCCTTCTCTATATGCAGCAGCAATTCTCGGAGTTGTTGAAGGTCTTACAGAATTTTTGCCGGTCTCCAGTACAGGGCATCTTATCATTACAGGTCACCTTCTTGGTTTCACCGGAGATAAGGCTTCTTCTTTTGAAGTTGCTATCCAGCTAGGGGCCATCCTGGCGGTTGTATTATTGTATTGGTCACGTTTCTGGGGATTATTTTTTCCGGTTCATGGGCAAAGATTTTCCGGAACCAGAGGGCTTTACCTTTTATTTTTAACAAGTTTACCAGCGTCAGTTCTCGGACTTCTCGCACACGATGCCATTAAAAAATACCTTTTTAATCCTTACACAGTCGCGTGGGCGCTTTTAGTAGGTGCCTTAATGATTCTTTTTGTAGAAAGAAAAGAAAGAAAAGCCAGCTGTTTCACATTGGATGAGCTTACACCTAAATTAGCTTTTGGTATTGGATGTTTTCAATGTCTAGCTCTCTGGCCGGGATTTTCAAGATCTGCGGCTACAATTATGGGCGGCATGATTTTAGGCGCCAAACGAAAAATTGCCGCAGAGTATTCCTTTATTGCCGCTGTTCCAATTATGTTTGCCGCAACCGGATATGATATGCTCAAAAGCTATAAATTATTTACGGTTGCAGATATGCCGTTTCTTGCAGTTGGATTTGTAATCTCTTTTATTTCAGCATGGATTGCAGTCAAAGGTTTTATCTATCTTTTAAGCAAATTAACCTTGCGCCCTTTCGCATATTACAGGCTAGCACTGGCTCCGTTAGTACTTTTTTTCTGGAGTTAA